The Weissella confusa DNA window CAACGACTGATACAACCATTGTTTACAAGGTTGATCGTCAACACGCAAAGGTCAACTTCATTGATCAAAACACGAAGCAAGTGCTCCATGTTGAACAGTTGTCTGGCGACAGTTACAGCAAGTCGTCATACACGACGGCTGAGCAAATCGCTTACTACATGGCCCAAGGTTACGTTCTTGTTCGTGATGGTTATCCTGCTGGTGGTATGACGTTTGATGCGGATTCAACGTTGAACCAAACGTTTGTGGTCACGTTGGCGCACGGCACAAAGACGGTTGATCCAAATAACCCAGGTGTACCAGGTACGCCAATTGATCCGAACAATCCAGATGGTCCTAAGTGGCCAGCCGGTGTTGATGAAGATCACTTGAAGACGTCAACGACGCGTACGATTATCTTCCGTACAAGTGACGGCACGATTGTCGATACGAAGACGCAAATTGTGACGTACACGCGTACGGCGACGGTCGATACGGTTACTGGTGAAGTGACGTATGGCCCATGGACGGCGCCAGATGGTTCACATGTACCGGACGTGGCTGTACCGGGTATGCCGGGCTACGTGGCTGATCGCAACCTCGTGCCAGGCGTGGATATTCCGGTCGGTACACCAAACTTCACTGAGTATGTCACGTACACGGTTGTACCAGAGCAACCAGCAGTTGAAGTTGAGCCAAATGAACCGGTTGAACCAGCGCAAACTGTTCAAACAGTTACGCCTGAGACGCCGGCGATTGTACCTGAGATATTGACGCCACATTCATTGGCCTACACGGCAGTTCAATCAGCAACGGCTGCACCTGAAAGTGCTGCTTCGTTGGCTTACACAGCCGAACAAAGCGCAGCTGAGTCGGCAACGGCCCAACATTCAGGCGTCTTGCCATACACTGGTTCGGACGAGCAAGAGGGTGCTAAGGCAACTGGCTTGGCCACGTTGTTCGGTTTGTTCCTTGGTTTGTTCAAGCGTCGTAAGCGCGAGAATGAAACTGAAGAAACAAGCAAGAAGCACGACGATAAGTAACGGAAACGCCTTCACGGGAAATGACCTGTGAAGGCGTTTTTGTATGATTAGTTCATATATTTCCCATGATTTGTTGCTATACTGCAAGCGGGAGCAAGTTAGCAGGGGGAGTCTAATGAAACATTTATTCTTAATGGAGTTCTTCGGACGCGTCCAAAGTGGCCGATCATACGCTGTTACAGAGCGTGTACGTCTATTTAAAAATCTAAACAAAGATGTCAAACTAGTCACATTTGACTACAATCCACAGTATGAAGAAATTTGGCGTGAAGCTGCGCCAGATGTCATGGCACACCACATCAACATGATGGATTATTTTCAAGGGGAGGCTGTTGCAGGCGGTGTCCGCGTTGAGCGTTTACATGATGCCCGTCAGGTAACCATTGTTGATAAGGTCTTTAATCAACATGACGAACTAGTGGGTGAAATCTATTACGGTTTGGATAACAAGAGTGTTTCACGACGTGGCGCCATTTTGTATAACCGGGATGGTTCGGAACGCATGCGGTTGCTATACGTTCAAAACAAGGTGACGCAAGTCTTATTGTGGGACGGTGGCATGCTGCATGTGCTGTCATTTGAAGCAATGGTGAAATATTTCTTGGACAAGTTGACCGCTGAAGAGCCAAGTATCATGTATGCCGATGTGCTAGAGGAAACAATGACGCAGGCGTATGGCAGTGTCGAAAATGCCGAAATGAAGGTGGCGTATATTCACGCTGATCATCACGTGGCCCATCATCAAATCTTGGTTGGCTTCCGTAATTTATTGCGCGCTAAAAAGTTCGATTGGATTGTGACGGGAACGCAGACCCAAGCAATTGATTTGCGAACGGAGTGGGGTGCCCAAACGGTTGATATTGCACCGGCTTCAGTGACGGTACCGGATGCGGTGACTGATTTGGCTGACCGGCGTGCGATGTCGGTTGTTGTGGTGACCCGCTTTGACCGCATTAAGCGAGTTGAAGATATGATTGCGGCCGTGGTGAAGGCGCATAAGCAAAATCGTGATATTAATTTGCAACTGTACGGCACGGTTTCTGACCAAGCGTATTACACGCAATTGCAACAACAAATCGCAGACGCTCATGCAACTGGGTATATTACGTTTAACGGGGCCACGACCGATCCAATCGGTACATTTGAAACAGGACAGGTCACGATTTTTACGTCACGAACGGAAGGCTTTGGTCGCACGATTCTGGAAGCTGAAGCAGCTGGTACGCCGGTGATTTCGTATGACATTGATTATGGTCCGCGTGCAATTATCGGAAAAGCTGGTAAGTTGGTTGCGGATGGGGATGTGAATGCACTGGCTAATGCGATTGTAATGGCGTTGGCGGATAAACGTTGGCGTGAAAAGGCGAGTGCAGCTGGCCGCGAACAAGCACGTGAATATGATGCTGAACATGTTCAGGCTAAGTGGTTAGATTTGATTACAAAATTGGAGGCGACACATGAAAATCATGTTGATTGATGACAAGACTACTGATGTCGTCACAAAGTTAAAGGACCTCAAGCGTCGTTATCATCACGTGCAAGTTGTGAATATGACGGAGAATGAGTCATATCGCAATGGTTTTCCGGGCGAATATTTGATGTATCGCATTGCTGGAATTCGTTTACGACCAGCAACGTATTTGAATGATTTGCCGTTAAACCAGAGTACGCGATGTCATACAACAAGTATGGTGAAATCAGCGTGACTGACATGGGCAATGAGGTTGCAACGTTGCAGTTGGTGGATTGGCAGAAGCAAACCGTCCGTGCGGTGAAGTACATTGCGCGTGGTTTTAACTGGCAGTTTGATTTGGTCGGTGAAAAGGCGGATGTGGTGAAGCGTTGGATTCGGGACGATAAGCAACGTACGATTATGATCCGCATGCAATTGTCGAACGGCAAGTTGTTGAAGAAGCTATACAACTATGAAGGTGACAGTCAACAGCCGATTAGCATGACGTTCATGTATGATGGCAAGTTGTTTGACGAGGAGAACAGTTGCTTGACGGCGTTCTTCGAAGATGTGTTTGATGATCAGAATATCGAGATTATTCGTTATACAGGTCAATAGAATAAGAAATAACAAAACGACCACTAGGTGTACGCAGATGCGTGTGCCTAGTGGTCGTTTTTTCTATTTATTGTCACGAACGAAGTCGGTGAAAATTTTAACGGCTGGATTTGGATTTTGGTTGTTTGTGGCCAGCATGATTTCGTAGCGGTGTGAGGTGTTTTCGAGTGGCTTAAACACGACGCCTTTGGTACTGAAGAGTGAGTTTTCAGGGAAGAAGGCGATTAGTTTATTCAAGCGAATCAACATTAGCAATAATTCCAAACTTTGAATTCGCGTGACGCTATTGAATTCGTAGCCGTCTTGGCGAGCATTATCAGTTAAACCGTGTGGCTCAGTCATGCCGGCGTCAGATGATACGAAGATGACATCTCGGTTGGCGAGTGCATCGTTGGGCACGACGTCGTATTGACTAATGGCGTCATCTTCGGCAACGGCGACCATCATATCGCCTTCTTCAAGCGTCGTTGTCTCAATTTGATCGAAGTCGCTGATTGAATTGAGCGCGTAGTTTCGCGAGAACAGAATATCAATCGTCTGTGAAAGCAAAGCTTGGTTATTATCGCGGAAATTATCTTGCGAAATCGTGATATCAATTTCAGGATGTGCCGCCATAAACTGATGCAACAACGGTGACATGAGTTGCGTTTCGTAATAAGTGGTGAAACCAATCGACAAGGTCTGCTTATCGGTTGAGCCGATTGCGTAAGCGAGTTGGACGGCTTGTTCGTAGTTGTTCACGAGTTGCTTGGCGTGATTGTAAAACTGACGACCAGCGGACGTGACGGTGACGCGGTTTTTCTGACGGATGAACAACGGGGTGCCGATTTCATCTTCCAGATTTTTCATTTGTTTACTGATGGCAGTTTGCGACACGAAATTCTTTTGAGCCGCTGCGGTGAAACTTGCTAGATCAACGGCATTGACAAAGTAGGTAAGGCGTTCAAGACTCATATCAATCTCCTAGTGTAACTTTTGGTTGGGGTAACAAACTTTTTGACTGTGTTCATTTATTCACAAGTAGCTATACTTAATTGTGTTGATAAGTGATGTTGGTAACAAGCAGAACTTCTAGTTAGATTATTTTATACCGAAATTAAAGAGGTAACAACCATGAGTAAGGTTATTTCAGCAAGTGAAGCTGTAAACTTGATTAAAGATAACGACACACTTGCAGTAAGTGGATTTGGACTTGCTGGTGTCGCAGAGGAACTTTTAATCGCCCTTGAAGAGCGTTATGCAACTGAGTCACACCCACAAGGTTTGACGGCAATGCACTCAAGTGCGGTTGGTAACCGTGACCAAAAGGGAATGAGTCACTTGGCAGCCCCTGGTTTGTTGAAGCGTTGGATTGGTGGGATTGCTGCGGCCTCTCCACGCATCGCTGAAGCTATTAACAACAATGAGTTGGAAGCTTACAACTTGCCACAAGGTGTCATCACTCGTATGTACCACGACATTGCGACGAAGGGTCCTGGTGTCATCACGAAGATTGGTTTGGGAACGTTCGTTGATCCAGACCTTGAAGGTGCCAAGATGAACGCCAAGACGACTGAAGATATCGTTAAGAAGATTTCTTTGGACGGTGACGAGTGGTTGCGTTACCCAACGTTCCCAATCAATGTTGCGTTGATTCGCGGTACGTACGCCGACGAAAACGGTAACTTGACGCTTGATAAGGAAGGTTTGGACATGGAAGTGCAAGCCATTGCCCAAGCAGCACACAACTCAGGCGGAATTGTTATCGCGCAAGTTGAAGCAGTAACGGAAAACAATACGTTGCACCCTAAGAAGGTTAAGGTGCCTGGTATCTTGGTTGACTACATTGTGGTCGCCCAACCTGAAAACCAATTCCAAACGGAAAACACGTTGTACAACCCAGCATTTTCTGGTGAAGTACGTGTGCCGTTGAAGTCAGTGCCAGCTTTGCCTTTGGATCCAAAGAAGGTTATCGCTCGTCGTGCAGCCATGGAATTGCGTTCAGGTGCCATCTTGAACTTGGGTGTCGGTATTCCAGTTAACGTTTCAGCGGTTGCAGCTGAAGAAGGTGTAAGTGACGACTTCGTTTTGACAACTGAAGCTGGTTCAGTTGGTGGTGTACCTGCCGGTTTGAAGGACTTTGGTCACGCCTACAACTCACAAGCAACGGTTGATATGGATGCCCAATTCGACTTCTACGATGGTGGTGGAATTGACCTATCAGTACTTGGTTTGGCACAAACTGATGCAACGGGTAACGTTAACGTTTCAAAGTTCAACGGTCGCGTGGCTGGTGCTGGTGGTTTCATCGACATCTCACAAACGGCTAAGAAGTTGGTCTTTGCTGGAACGTTCACGGCCGCTGGTTTGAAGGAACACATTGAAGATGGCAAGTTGGTCATCGACGAAGAAGGTCGTTTCCCTAAGTTTGTGGCCAATGTTGAGCAAATCACATTCTCAGGTAAGTACGCGGCAGCTAACCAACAACCGGTTGTTTACGTGACTGAGCGTGCCGTCTTCGAATTGACGGCTGATGGTTTGATGTTGACTGAAATTGCACCAGGTATGGACTTGGAAAAGGACATCTTGGCACACATGGACTTCAAGCCACTTATCAGTGAAAACTTGAAGCAAATGGACGCTGGTTTGTTTGCTGAAGAATGGGGCGGATTGTCAGCCCTAGTTAACCAATAAGAAAAAATACGAAAGAAAAAGAGGACTATTAATTATGGCAACTGTTGCAGAAATTCTAGGAACGAAGTACCCACTTATTCAAGGATCAATGGCGCGTATCTCACGCCACGAATTGGTTATCGCCGTATCAAACGCCGGTGGATTGGGTGTTTTGACGTCAGCTGGTTTTGACAAGGAAGGTTTGCGCGAGGAAATCCGCAAGGTTAAGGCCGGAACTGACAAGCCATTCGCTGTTAACTTGATGTTGATGATGAAGAACATCCCCGAGATGGTTGAAGTTATCATCGAAGAAGAAGTGCCATTCGTTATGACTGGTGCAGGTACGCCAAAGCCATACATGCCTGCTTTGACTGAAGCTGGTATCAAGGTTATCCCAGTTATCCCTTCAGTTAAGTTGGCTAAGAAGATGGAAGATTTGGGTGCCGTAGCCGTGGTTGCTGAAGGTATGGAATCAGGTGGTCACGTTGGTGAGACGACAACGATGGCTTTGGTGCCACAAGTTGCTTCAGCTGTTAACATCCCAGTTATTGCTGCCGGTGGTATCGGTGACGGACGTGGTGTTGCCGCTGCTTACGCTTTGGGTGCCCAAGGTATCCAAGCTGGTACGATCTTCTTGACGGCTGACGAAACGCCAGTGCCAGATGCCTTCAAGCAAGCTGTTTTGGACGCTGATGACACGGCTACGACGGTTACGGGTCGTCGTTCAGGTGCCCCAGTTCGCTCAATCAAGAACCCTATGATCGCTAAGTACCTTGAGCTTGAGTACTCAGGTGCTTCACGTGACGCCTTGGAAGAGTTGTCATTGGGATCATTGTCAAAGGCTGTCTTTGAGGGTGACGTTGAAAACGGTTCAGTTATGGCCGGTGAAATTTCAGGTATGGTTAACAGCAAGCGTTCAGTAAAGGACATCATCGAAGGATTGTTCAACGAAGCTGAAGAAGTGGTTAACAACTTGAAGATTACTTACTAATTAAATATCAGGTTCCCTGGTTAGGAACTGAGGAGTTAGGAATATGACAAACAAAACAATTAATCGTTGGGCAGTGCTAATTGCCTCTGCAGTGGTTTTGCTATGTACAGGTGCTATTTATGCCTTCAGTGTGTTGGCTGGTCCGCTAAGTGCTGAAAAAGGTTGGTCAATGGAGGCCATTATGACGGCTTTCGCAATCAACTCAGCAATTGGACCCATCCCAATGATCCTAGGTGGTTTCTTAACAGATAAAGGATTGGCTAAGTGGTCAATCGTCTTGGGTGGTGTCCTATTTGCAGTCGGCTTCTTCTTGACTGGCTTTGCGACGAGCACAATGATGCTTTACTTGTCATACGGTGTATTAGCAGGTCTTGGACAAGGGTTTGCATACTCAGGTGCGTTGAGTAACAGTATTAAGCTTTTCCCTGATAAGAAGGGCTTGGCTTCTGGTATTATCACGGCCGGTATGGGTGGTGCGGCAATTATCGCCGCACCGATTGCGAATGCGATTATCGAGTCTTCAAATGTCATGAACGCTTTCCGTTACTTAGGATTGGCGTATGTTGTCATCATCATCTTGGCTGGTTTCTTTATTAAGACTGCGCCAAAGGATTACGCACCAGCCGGTTGGTCACCAGCTGAACAAGCCGGTGCACCAAAGACGGTGAACAAGAACTGGCAACAAATGTTGGCCACGCCAGCGTTTTACTTGATTTTCTTCATGCTATTTACAGGTGCATTTGCTGGTTTGATGATTGCGTCAAACGCTTCAACAATCGGTCAACGTATGTTCGGTTTGACGGCTACTGCGGCCGCAGGTTATGTCAGCTTGTACTCATTGAGCAACACGCTTGGTCGTGTGTTGTGGGGCACAATTTCTGACAAGATTGGTCGTAACAAGACGCTTTACATCATTATGATTGTGGTTATCGCAGCCTTTGCGTTGATCCTTGGTATGAATTCACAAATTGGATTCGCTATCGGTATCATCGCGCTAGGTTTGACGTTCGGTGGTGTGATGGGTGTCTTCCCACCAATGGTGATGGAAAACTTCGGTCCCATCAATCAAGGTGTTAACTACGGTATTACATTCGTGGGTTACTCAGTTGCAGCTTTCTTCGCACCAAAGGTTGCCGTTGGTATGGCTGGTCAATCAGGTGATTTCTCAAAGGCATTCTATGTTGCAATCGTGATTGCCCTTGTCGGTATCGTGTTGAACTTCGCCTACGTACAACTTAAGAAGCGTGCAAACTAAATCATTAATTCGGAAAGGATCCTCGCTGGTTACGAGGGTCCTTTTTTCGTGCTCTTCGCACTTACTTATAGTCATAAATAAAAATCTTTTGTTTCGGTGTAAACTAATAAAAGGCAAAAAGTAGAAGGGGTTGGAAACATGAGCAAGGAACATGATAAGCAAACGCTGGCGCAGCGTAATAATTTGATTCGTGCTGCCGTGATGGGAGCCAATGATGGGATTCTGTCGGTATCAGGAATCGTTATTGGTGTGGCCGGTGCGACGACGAATTCATTCGCAATTTTCATTGCCGGTTTCGCTGGGGCATTGGCGGGAACGGTGTCGATGGCGATGGGAGAATATACATCAGTTCACTCACAAAATGATGCGCAAGTGAAGGCGGAGAAGGTGCAAGAGGCGGCCCTGAAAACGCAGTACGACACTGAATTTGAATTTGTGAAGAACAAGTATGCTGCGCAAGGGATTTCTGATGAGTTGGCAACGCAAGCGACTAAGGAAATGATGGCTAACGATGCCTTGGGGACAACAGTGCGTGAGCGTTATGGTTTCAGTTTGCACCATGAAGTATCAGCGATTGGGGCGGCAATGGCATCGATGATTGCCTTTCCGTTGGGATCATTGTTGCCAATGTTGGCAATTACATTGTTCCCGGTAAAGGAGCGTGTCATTGCGACGGGGATTGCCGTGCTGATTGCGTTGGCGATTACCGGGTATTCAGCCGCCCATTTGTCTGGGGCCAATGAAAAACGGGCGACGATTCGCAACATCGTCGCGGGTATTTTCACAATGGTCGTGACGTACTACATCGGAACGTTGATTGGACACTAAGGGGGATTGCGTTATGAATAATAAAGTTAAAACCCATCAAACGATGGAAGAACGCTTGAATGCGATTCGTGCCGGGGTGCTTGGTTCGAACGACGGTATTTTGACAGTTGTTGGCGTGCTGTTCTCAGTTGGGGCAGCGACGAGCAATCAATTTACAATCTTTATTGCCGGTTTGGCTGACCTGTTGGCGTGTGCGTTGTCGATGGCGTCTGGTGAATATGCGTCGGTGTCATCACAAGCGGATGCTGAAAAGGTGGTTGTGGATCGTGAAACACAACGATTGCGCGTGAACCCAGCTGGGGTAGCTGAAGATATTCGCGCGTTTTACGTTTCACGTGGGGTAACGACTGAAACCGCCGGTAAGATTGCGGATGAGTTGATGGCCAAGGCACCCTTGGAAACAATTTTGGCAACGCAGTATGATGTCCAATTGGGTCACTATGTGAGCCCATGGTCAGCGGCTGTTTCATCTTTGATTTGTGCCGCCATTGGTGGGGCGTTCCCATTATTGGCGATGATTTTGGCCACACCACGTTGGGAGTTCTTGGCTACGATTGGTGCGACGGTGGTTGCCGTTGCGCTGACTGGGTATCTAAGTGCCGTAATCGGTAAGGGATTCCCAATCAAAGCCATTAAGCGAAACGTGATTATCGGACTTTTGACGATTGCCATCCACTATGGCATTGGCATGTTCTTCTAAAGTTAGGTAAAATAAACATTAAGTAAGACTGAGTTTAGGCTCGGTCTTTTTTGTTAATTGGCTTTAATTTGGTAAGCTGGAAGGTAACAACAGGAGTGAGGAGCGCACTTGATATGGCAACGACACGATATGGACTTTTGGGCTACCCAGCCCGTCATTCAAAATCACCAGCAATGCACAATGCCGCGTTTAAACAAGCGGGCATTGATGCGCAATACGATGCCTATGAAGTCGCACCAAATGCATTGGCAGCGACGTTTAAAAGTTTGGTTGCATCCGGCGTGGCGGGTTTCAACGTGACAATGCCGTTTAAGGAAGCAATTATGTTGTACTTGGATGACCTGACGCCATTAGCTCGTCGCCTTTCAGCGGTCAACACCGTCGTGATTCGCGATGGCAAAACGATTGGTGATTCAACCGACGGCGCTGGCTTTTGGCGGACGTTACGTGAGCCAGCTGATCAAGTAATTTTGATTGGGACTGGTGGGGCAGCCCGCGCCATTATGGCGACGGCACCAAAGTCGGTAACGTTGCACGTGTTCAACCGTCAAAGCGACCGTTTCCCGGAAAAAGCTGCGATGGTCAATGATTTGGCAGGCGTTGAATTGCATGATTTGGATGAAATTGGGATGTATTTGCCATATGCTGATTTGATTGTGAACGCGACGAACGTGGGGATGCAGTCAGATATCTCGATTCTATCAACTGAACAATTCTATGAAACCCAACCAGATGTCCAAGTGGTTGATATTATCTATAAGAAAGAGCCAACGCCATTCGTGGCTGCAGCCCGTGCAGCCGGACGTCAAGCAGATGATGGCCTTGCCATGTTGATTGGTCAGGGTGCATTGAGTTTTGAACAATGGACCGGTCAATTACCTGATATCAACGTCATGAAGCAGGCGATTATGCCGGCTGAAGAAGGAGAAGAGTAACCATGATTTTAGTCATGAAGAATGTGCAAGCTGCGCAACAGGCTCTCGCAGCAGCGACAGCAGCCGGCTTGAAAAATGTGTACGCACACGAGGAACGCGTGGGCTTTGCGACGATTAAAACGTTGGCAGAAGTCCCATTTGTGAATGAGGCTGATGTTGCTGAAGTGATTGAAAAGCACCCAGCGGCGTTGAAAAGTTCGCGTCTTTTCCACCCGGCTGATACGGTCATTACGACTGCGCATTCAGTAATTGGTGGTGGCAATTTTGTCTTGATGGCGGGGCCAGATTCGATTGAGTCAGCTGACCACGTTTTGGCGATGGGCGTAGCTGTGCAAGAAGCAGGTGCAACGTTGCTTCGTGGTGGGTCATACAAGCCACGTACAAGTCCATATAGCTTCCAAGGATTAGGTGAGGCCGGGTTGCAAATGCACCGCCAAGCAGCTGATGCCTTGGGGATGGACATGATTACTGAAATTATGGATACGCGTGATGTTGAAATTGTTGGACAATATACCGATATTTTCCAAGTTGGCACGCGCAATATGCAGAATTTCAGCTTATTGAAGGCGCTTGGGCAACAAAGTAAGCCCGTCGCATTGAAGCGCGGTATGAGCGCCTTGATTGATGAGCTTTTAAGTGCGGCTGAATATATCGCGTCAGAAGGTAATGACCAAATTATCTTGATTGAGCGCGGCATTCGCACGTTTGATAACAAATACACGCGTAATACCATGGATGTGAGTGCCATTCCGGTTTTGCAAGAATTAACACATTATCCGGTTTTGGCCGATCCATCACACGCAGCCGGTGTTGCACACCACGTGACATCAGTTGGCTTGGCAGCGGTGGCGGCTGGCGCACAAGGGTTGATGGTCGAAATTCACAATCGCCCAGAAGCGGCCTTTGTTGATGGTGCGCAAGCTTTGACGCCAGCACAATTTGCTGAATTAGCCGACAAGGCGCGCGCGATTCACGAAATTGTAAGGGGATAATATGATTCAAGTAACATTACCTGACAAGCAATATCGCATTGAAATTCAAGCTGGTTTGCGCCATGCAATTGGTGAACAAGTTGCTCGGGTTTGGTCAAAGCGTAAGGTACTGTTGGTGTCAGATGAAAATGTCGCCACTTATTATTTGGCTGTGACGGCGCAAAATTTGACGTTGAATGGATTTGAGGTTGTACCAGCGGTCTTGCCGGCGGGTGAACAAACGAAATCCTTGGAGGCGGTCAACTATCTAGTTGGTGTGATGGCTGAAAATGGCTTTACGCGTCAAGATGGGGTGATTGCGCTCGGCGGTGGCGTCATCGGTGATGTGGCCGGTTTTGTGGCGTCAGTTTATATGCGTGGCATTGCCTTTATTCAAGTGGCGACGTCGCTGACGGCTCAAGTTGATTCAAGTGTTGGTGGCAAGAACGCCATTAACATGGATGATGTGAAAAATATTATGGGGACTTTTTACCAACCAGATTTGGTGATCATCGACCCAGAATATTTGGACACATTGGACGACCGTGACCTAGTTGAAGGTTATGCCGAAGTCGTCAAGACGTCAGCTTTGGCTGGTGGCGAGTTCTGGCAATGGACTGGTCGCATGAAGACGGTCGCCGACGTGCGTGCCAATGCACAATGGCTGATTGAACAATCCGTGCAATATAAGGCTGATATTGTGATGGCCGATGAAAAAGAGGGTGGCGTGCGCAAGGTGTTGAACTTCGGTCACACCTTTGGTCACGCCATCGAGTTGATGGCTCATGGGTCATTGCGCCACGGTGAAGCAGTCGCTGCTGGTATGGTCGCTATTTCGGACCGCTTTGAGCGTGACGGGATTACAGAACCAGGTTTGACTGATGCGTTGGTT harbors:
- the aroB gene encoding 3-dehydroquinate synthase gives rise to the protein MIQVTLPDKQYRIEIQAGLRHAIGEQVARVWSKRKVLLVSDENVATYYLAVTAQNLTLNGFEVVPAVLPAGEQTKSLEAVNYLVGVMAENGFTRQDGVIALGGGVIGDVAGFVASVYMRGIAFIQVATSLTAQVDSSVGGKNAINMDDVKNIMGTFYQPDLVIIDPEYLDTLDDRDLVEGYAEVVKTSALAGGEFWQWTGRMKTVADVRANAQWLIEQSVQYKADIVMADEKEGGVRKVLNFGHTFGHAIELMAHGSLRHGEAVAAGMVAISDRFERDGITEPGLTDALVERLAPVGLQVFSPLIGKGDFYDHLKNDKKNQSGTLQLVAIAAPGKPVIVKKELAAMKEFVEGNPE